One genomic region from Phragmites australis chromosome 1, lpPhrAust1.1, whole genome shotgun sequence encodes:
- the LOC133921512 gene encoding probable indole-3-acetic acid-amido synthetase GH3.2 isoform X2, with product MAPATAAGRRVAALGVAACERDVEKLEFIEEKTKGFDPEQVRVLAEILARNNGAEYLRRYGMEGRTDREAFKARVPVVTYEDLRPEIERIANGDRSNIISSHPITEFLTRYVPGLDKGKGLYFLFIKSETKTPGGLPARPVLTSYYKSDHFKHRPYDPYNVYTSPTAAILCTDSFQSMYAQMLCGLLARTEVLRVGAVFASGLLRAIRFLQLHWKELAHDIRTGTLSAKIVQPSIRDAVAEVLAPDAELAEFVEAECGKDSWERIITRVWPNTKYLDVIVTGAMAQYIPTLKYYSGGLPMACTMYASSECYFGLNLRPMCDPSEVSYTIMPNMGYFELLPHDPDAKPLSKDDPPPRLVDLADAEVGREYELVITTYAGLCRYRVGDILHVTGFHNSAPQFRFVRRKNVLLSIDSDKTDEAELQAAVERASRLLAPYDAGIVEYTSQADATTIPGHYVVYWELMLREGGAWPEAAVFERCCLEMEEALNAVYRQGRNGDAIGPLEIRVVRGGTFEEVMDYAISRGASINQYKAPRCVSFGPIIELLNSRALSKHFSPACPRYSPHKK from the exons ATGgctccggcgacggcggcggggaggagggtGGCTGCGCTCGGGGTGGCGGCGTGTGAGCGGGACGTGGAGAAGCTGGAGTTTATCGAGGAGAAGACAAAGGGGTTCGACCCCGAGCAGGTGCGCGTGCTCGCGGAGATCCTGGCGCGGAACAACGGCGCCGAGTACCTCCGGCGGTACGGCATGGAGGGGCGCACGGACCGGGAGGCGTTCAAGGCGCGCGTGCCCGTGGTCACGTACGAGGACCTCCGCCCGGAGATCGAGCGCATCGCCAACGGCGACCGCTCCAACATCATCTCCTCCCACCCCATCACCGAGTTCTTGACTAG GTACGTGCCTGGGCTGGACAAGGGGAAGGGCCTCTACTTCCTCTTCATCAAGTCGGAGACGAAGACGCCCGGCGGCCTCCCGGCGCGGCCGGTGCTCACCAGCTACTACAAGAGCGACCACTTCAAGCACCGCCCGTACGACCCCTACAACGTGTACACCAGCCCCACCGCCGCCATCCTGTGCACCGACTCGTTCCAGTCCATGTACGCGCAGATGCTGTGCGGCCTGCTGGCCCGCACCGAGGTGCTCCGCGTCGGGGCCGTCTTCGCGTCGGGCCTGCTCCGCGCCATCCGCTTCCTGCAGCTCCACTGGAaggagctcgcgcacgacattAGGACGGGCACCCTGAGCGCCAAGATCGTCCAGCCGTCCATCCGGGACGCCGTGGCCGAGGTCCTCGCGCCGGACGCCGAGCTCGCCGAGTTCGTGGAGGCCGAGTGTGGCAAGGACAGCTGGGAGCGCATCATCACAAGGGTGTGGCCCAACACCAAGTACCTGGACGTAATCGTGACGGGCGCCATGGCGCAGTACATCCCGACGCTCAAGTACTACAGCGGCGGGCTGCCCATGGCGTGCACCATGTACGCGTCGTCCGAGTGCTACTTCGGGCTGAACCTCCGGCCCATGTGCGACCCGTCGGAGGTGTCCTACACCATCATGCCCAACATGGGCTACTTCGAGCTGCTGCCGCACGACCCCGACGCGAAGCCGCTGTCCAAGGACGACCCGCCGCCGCGGCTCGTGGACCTGGCGGACGCCGAGGTCGGCAGGGAGTACGAGCTGGTGATCACCACCTACGCGGGGCTCTGCCGCTACCGGGTCGGCGACATCCTGCACGTGACCGGGTTCCACAACTCGGCGCCGCAGTTTCGGTTCGTGCGCCGCAAGAACGTGCTCCTCAGCATCGACTCGGACAAGACGGACGAGGCGGAGCTGCAGGCGGCCGTGGAGCGCGCGTCCAGGCTGCTGGCGCCCTACGACGCGGGCATCGTGGAGTACACGAGCCAGGCGGACGCGACCACCATCCCGGGCCACTACGTGGTGTACTGGGAGCTGATGCTGCGGGAGGGCGGGGCGTGGCCCGAGGCGGCGGTGTTCGAGCGCTGCTGCctggagatggaggaggcgcTGAACGCGGTGTACCGGCAGGGCCGGAACGGCGACGCGATCGGCCCGCTGGAGATCCGGGTGGTGCGCGGCGGCACGTTCGAGGAGGTGATGGACTACGCCATCTCGCGCGGCGCGTCCATCAACCAGTACAAGGCCCCGAGGTGCGTCTCGTTCGGCCCCATCATCGAGCTGCTCAACTCCAGGGCGCTGTCCAAGCACTTCAGCCCGGCGTGCCCCAGGTACAGCCCGCACAAGAAGTGA
- the LOC133921512 gene encoding probable indole-3-acetic acid-amido synthetase GH3.2 isoform X1, with translation MAPATAAGRRVAALGVAACERDVEKLEFIEEKTKGFDPEQVRVLAEILARNNGAEYLRRYGMEGRTDREAFKARVPVVTYEDLRPEIERIANGDRSNIISSHPITEFLTSSGTSAGERKLMPTIEDELNRRQMLYSLLMPVMNLYVPGLDKGKGLYFLFIKSETKTPGGLPARPVLTSYYKSDHFKHRPYDPYNVYTSPTAAILCTDSFQSMYAQMLCGLLARTEVLRVGAVFASGLLRAIRFLQLHWKELAHDIRTGTLSAKIVQPSIRDAVAEVLAPDAELAEFVEAECGKDSWERIITRVWPNTKYLDVIVTGAMAQYIPTLKYYSGGLPMACTMYASSECYFGLNLRPMCDPSEVSYTIMPNMGYFELLPHDPDAKPLSKDDPPPRLVDLADAEVGREYELVITTYAGLCRYRVGDILHVTGFHNSAPQFRFVRRKNVLLSIDSDKTDEAELQAAVERASRLLAPYDAGIVEYTSQADATTIPGHYVVYWELMLREGGAWPEAAVFERCCLEMEEALNAVYRQGRNGDAIGPLEIRVVRGGTFEEVMDYAISRGASINQYKAPRCVSFGPIIELLNSRALSKHFSPACPRYSPHKK, from the exons ATGgctccggcgacggcggcggggaggagggtGGCTGCGCTCGGGGTGGCGGCGTGTGAGCGGGACGTGGAGAAGCTGGAGTTTATCGAGGAGAAGACAAAGGGGTTCGACCCCGAGCAGGTGCGCGTGCTCGCGGAGATCCTGGCGCGGAACAACGGCGCCGAGTACCTCCGGCGGTACGGCATGGAGGGGCGCACGGACCGGGAGGCGTTCAAGGCGCGCGTGCCCGTGGTCACGTACGAGGACCTCCGCCCGGAGATCGAGCGCATCGCCAACGGCGACCGCTCCAACATCATCTCCTCCCACCCCATCACCGAGTTCTTGACTAG CTCGGGGACGTCGGCGGGGGAGAGGAAGCTAATGCCGACGATCGAGGACGAGCTCAACAGGCGGCAGATGCTCTACAGCCTTCTGATGCCCGTCATGAACTT GTACGTGCCTGGGCTGGACAAGGGGAAGGGCCTCTACTTCCTCTTCATCAAGTCGGAGACGAAGACGCCCGGCGGCCTCCCGGCGCGGCCGGTGCTCACCAGCTACTACAAGAGCGACCACTTCAAGCACCGCCCGTACGACCCCTACAACGTGTACACCAGCCCCACCGCCGCCATCCTGTGCACCGACTCGTTCCAGTCCATGTACGCGCAGATGCTGTGCGGCCTGCTGGCCCGCACCGAGGTGCTCCGCGTCGGGGCCGTCTTCGCGTCGGGCCTGCTCCGCGCCATCCGCTTCCTGCAGCTCCACTGGAaggagctcgcgcacgacattAGGACGGGCACCCTGAGCGCCAAGATCGTCCAGCCGTCCATCCGGGACGCCGTGGCCGAGGTCCTCGCGCCGGACGCCGAGCTCGCCGAGTTCGTGGAGGCCGAGTGTGGCAAGGACAGCTGGGAGCGCATCATCACAAGGGTGTGGCCCAACACCAAGTACCTGGACGTAATCGTGACGGGCGCCATGGCGCAGTACATCCCGACGCTCAAGTACTACAGCGGCGGGCTGCCCATGGCGTGCACCATGTACGCGTCGTCCGAGTGCTACTTCGGGCTGAACCTCCGGCCCATGTGCGACCCGTCGGAGGTGTCCTACACCATCATGCCCAACATGGGCTACTTCGAGCTGCTGCCGCACGACCCCGACGCGAAGCCGCTGTCCAAGGACGACCCGCCGCCGCGGCTCGTGGACCTGGCGGACGCCGAGGTCGGCAGGGAGTACGAGCTGGTGATCACCACCTACGCGGGGCTCTGCCGCTACCGGGTCGGCGACATCCTGCACGTGACCGGGTTCCACAACTCGGCGCCGCAGTTTCGGTTCGTGCGCCGCAAGAACGTGCTCCTCAGCATCGACTCGGACAAGACGGACGAGGCGGAGCTGCAGGCGGCCGTGGAGCGCGCGTCCAGGCTGCTGGCGCCCTACGACGCGGGCATCGTGGAGTACACGAGCCAGGCGGACGCGACCACCATCCCGGGCCACTACGTGGTGTACTGGGAGCTGATGCTGCGGGAGGGCGGGGCGTGGCCCGAGGCGGCGGTGTTCGAGCGCTGCTGCctggagatggaggaggcgcTGAACGCGGTGTACCGGCAGGGCCGGAACGGCGACGCGATCGGCCCGCTGGAGATCCGGGTGGTGCGCGGCGGCACGTTCGAGGAGGTGATGGACTACGCCATCTCGCGCGGCGCGTCCATCAACCAGTACAAGGCCCCGAGGTGCGTCTCGTTCGGCCCCATCATCGAGCTGCTCAACTCCAGGGCGCTGTCCAAGCACTTCAGCCCGGCGTGCCCCAGGTACAGCCCGCACAAGAAGTGA